A segment of the Necator americanus strain Aroian chromosome IV, whole genome shotgun sequence genome:
ATCTCTCTCCAGCCAAATACGCAATGAAAGTGCGCTAAACGTGGACACGTTACGTATGTGGACAAATgtaacagaaatgaaaaagcgagagagaaagagagagagagagaaagagagaaagacagaaaaattcgatttcTGACGGTAAATTTCATACAAGATTTGACTGATAGTTTAGAAGAAGTTAATAGAAAGGACAAAATGAGCAATTCTCACTCTCACTAAAGTACCAGAAATTCCCCAGGGGTTATTGGTGACCAATCAGAATGTTGCACAatgcagtaattttttttttcggcctTACTGTACTTTCTGGatgctttctttattttattcgatATCATGTAGACAATTCTGTAGGGCATCTGTTTTCGCTTTTCGGTAGACAAAGCAAATGGTTCTAGAAGCTTCCTTACATTACATTCAACGTAAGGAAACTTCTAGGATTTCTTTCATCGTTGAGTATCACCAGATCCACTGTGTCTGCCAAGTCATCCGGAAAGTGATGAATTGCGGCGGAAACGATAATCGACAGTTTGTATCGAAATGTAGAAGAATGCGCATTCGCTTTCACTTCCACTAAGGCTAATCTCCGATGCCAGGAAATCAGGATGATTGCGAGTCTGAGAATCACTCCAGACCTCAACATCCAATCAATTGTTTTACGGCTAACGGTGAATTTGATTGTTCAGGATTCTCGGAAGTGTTCacggaaataaagaaaaggttTAGAGACCTTGAAGTATTATAATCTCTGAACTAGTTATTCAAAATAATGGTCCATTTCTGATCGATATACAGCAGTAGATCGTAAATCAATAAGTCAAAGTTTGTAAATGGATCACATCCCCAAACCCTTACTTTCATCACTCATATTCAACAAATAATTAttcctgtttatttttttcttcttccatttttattgACTTCGCTATGATTCTTCCCATTTCCAACCAAACGCAGTTCTTTGGTTCTGCCTTTTTCACGGAAgtcacttttttgttctcgttttttcaCCTACGGAAACGTTGCTCTTGCATAGCTATTAATCTAACGTGAAGTGAAAAATACGTTTTCTCAACGTCACTGTTAGAAGAAGTACGGAAAAATCCCAGTTCGTTATTTGAGAAAGGTGAAATACGTAGTCGCAGGACTTCTTATTTATTCGGACAATCGTCTTCCCCGAATTTTTCGCCCACGTATTTGTTTTGTGGGACATCTCCCTCATCTGCTGATCATATCGATCAACACACGAATTTCCATGACGTGTAGGACTACAAACATGATGAGGAATGGCATTGTGTAGTTATTTATGAAGCATTAACTACGGAAACTCTTCCTTTTTACGGCAAACCGCCTGCAAACCCAATTCAGAACGTATTTTTGTACCCTGTGAAATTCCTGGACAGATTCTGGACATTTTTCTCACGGTTCCTTCCAATATGTTGCATATCTTCTCCCATAGCGGGAGTTTTTGCGAAGAGTTGTCTCAACGAAGGGTGCATGTGGAACAGACGGTGACCTTAGACGTAATCGTTGTTTTCCCGTAGCTTTGCGCGGCTAAACTTGAGCCGTTGGATCGGAACAACGGTCTGGGGGAGTTCGTTCCGCTTAGCGTGATTATTAGTTACAGTGCAAGTTCTTGAGTCCAGCCCCCATTCAGTGAGTGGCTAACAAATCTGCAGTTATGTGGACTTATCGTAACcacatttcttcgtttttttttcttgagaaaaagtcCTGTTATGGTGCTTCTTCCTTGCATGCGACATCACCATCACAAAGCTTTTATGTTGTTCATTAATTaagtggaaatatttttccaaaaaaaaaaaaaaccttgacgTTGGCCTCAGCGATTCTCACTCTCTTAAAGTTGTTACCACAATACTTACCTTTTCTCTCTGGTGTACGATGCAAAAACATTCAGTTCTGATATTTGACTGATACGGGAGGTTCCgttgtctgcacgatcgaggtacgaatccgccttagtgctcaccaagccttcatCTTTGTGGGGTCTATAAATTGGCACCACACTTGTcggggagaataaaaaaaaaattgactttaCGTATCGGCAGGCCtccgcaagtcgttgtataggccagttacacgttcgtaaacctaaaacgattctgaattgaagtgaacgtggtggggaatcccaagcggattgattaacgccagacacacaCCGATCCACCATCATTTGACTgatatgttattttttatccttgaTTTCTCAATACGGGTATATCTGTGCACTGACTAGCAAATAGACAGAACCAGTAGGCACATCGGGGACGCtacatttcttgaaaaagtacTAATTAGCTTACAACCTCATTCAAACCTGCAATTTTGGAGAACAATTCTAGATTTGTTTGCTCTCTGTGTCATATAGTATTGTCACGATCGCTGCTGtctcctgcaaaaaaaaatccacaggaAGAAGATGATGGAAGTTTCGTTTTGGGAGTATCATTTTGCTGTGATTTGGCGACTATAAATATGCTGGAGACTATGTATACATAGCGTAGTGAAATTTTCCATAAAACCTGAACTACGTAAATCCGTCCTTCCTGTGGAAAACCATTGCAAACCCAATTCACAACGCGTTTTTGTATCCGGCCATGCTTTTATACGTAtcttaagaaaagaaaccgtTTTAGATGACAGTGAAGGAACGCGCGGCGGTTGCCGCAAACCTTCGGCGACTAGCGCTATTCTCGTCGGCTGTTGCTACGACAACAGTCATCGTTGCGGTGCTGATCATACCAATGCTGGTTAGTGCCGCAGTATGGGCACAAGTGCGTAACgtttactatttattagtttGCAAATACATAACATTTCTGACCTATTGGTGTTCAGGTCGACTCGGAACGTCTATTCGATCCGTGCTACTCATCCACCGCCACCACTTTGCAGTTATTGGATGAGGTCCCTTTCGTTTTTAGCTtgagatttagaaaaaaacgccAAACAGAACAACTTCATCAATTGTCTACGTAGATTATGCTcgcttttcttctcaaaattaaaattgaactcaccactggaaaagaaaacttgaaatGGTTGTGAGACACCACCAAATTTGTCATGCAGACAGGTAGAGTCCTCTGAAGAGACGCAGGCACCTTACAAACTGGTCCCTGTAGTCTTACATCGTCATTGTAAAGTCTGTGCTTGTCGAGCAAAGAGAATTTGAACCGTTTCCTCctagaaaagagaaatcacAAATAAAGCTAACCTCTGGTTGGTTGGCTTCGGTTAGTCACTACATGATTGgtcaattcaaaaaataaataaacaagatgGAGTGTCCTAATTTGGAAAAGAACACAACTGAACTCTCTTGATTCCAGTCAAAAATTACAGTGCTTCAATTAACCGAAACTTGTCAgaacaatttttgatttcatttttttctattcaaagtAATTTTTCGCAACACTTGAATCGCTGTTGATGCGTAAATTTTGGGACGCGTTCCATTAGccgattttttcctcagatGAACGTTCCCTTACTGTCAAGGCAAAAGCGCGGAGCTTACGTCTATCCGCCGACTAGAGGAGTAACCGAACCGATCAACTCAGGTAGTACTTCTCAATGTTATTGAACATTAATAAGAATTTAATATTTGCTTGGAAATAGGGTGGAATCCAGCGCCTCCCGTTGGTTGTGTGATGCAGTTGGGTCCACCTGGACCACCCGGGTTACCGGGACTCGACGGATTCGATGGACGAGATGGAATTCCTGGAAAGCCGGGATTCCCAGGAAGAAATGGTGAGTAGCACTTGCTTGGGAGATCATCCACGGATCTACGCATTTTCTAGGGATACCCGAGAGTGAGAGAGAGCCGTGTTGGATATGTCAGAAAGCAGAACCTGGCCCTGTTGGAGCAGTAGGTCCGCAAGGACGTAGAGGAGCGCAAGGAGAACCTGGTAGAAACGGATATTCTCCACTACCTGTTCCCGGTCCACCAGGAGACGAAGGTGAGGAAAGGGCTCAACCATTCTATTTGCGGTGCACATTCTCAAAACTAAGTATTAAGTGGTGTGCGGCTGTCTTGTGCTGCCAAAAAAATCCACGTGTATTTTGGAGTTCTATTTTGTAGATCCTGCCAGAAGTCAATTTCCAGAACAAAATTCAAGATTTCACAAACTCCATTATCGTCAACAAAGCTTTGACTTTTTTATCTCTCAAATTTTTAGGCCCACAAGGCTTCGCTGGTCTCGTCGGCATTCCTGGTCCCCCTGGACTTGATGGCTTACACGACGAAGTGGTCCGCATCGGAGGTCCCGGCCAACCAGGACCACCGGGACCGCCAGGCCTCTCCGGACCACCAGGTTACCAAGGTGCTCCAGGGTCACCAGGACCACCCAGCTTCTTGCCTGGTGATCCAGGTGCAACTGGGCCTCCAGGACGTCCAGGCCAACCAGGCAGAAAAGGACCACGTGGACCGCCAGGCAAGGGTCCTATCTGTGACCATTGCCCCGTGCCACAACTAGAATCCGGATATACTGCACCAAAAATTAATCCTACTGGATCCCTCCTGCCTGCAGTTCCTGCTATACCTACCGTACCTGGTGGAAATCTGGTACAAGTGGCTCCGTCGTTCAGAACGCTGGAGGAACGACTAAAAAACAAGAATCTCCTGCAAAGATTTAAGAACTGATCGAACATTAATTTTGTTTGTCAGCTAGCTATATTTTCCCTAATTTTGTCTGTATATATGGAACGCTGAGTGTatttacttcacttttttctagaatgGAATTATTCTCTCAAGAATAACGCAAAATTCCGACTATTTGAGAACTGATCTCTGTGTTTCTAAATTTCTATaaagtttatttaatttgttttctataaagACTATTTACCACTCTTCACACCTAGCACATTTATACGGTTCGTCGCATAATTTTTGTTCCCTTCATCAGCGCAGTACGATCAACGCGGGCAATCATAGCGCGCTCTTAGGACACTCGGTGAGCGATATCTTCCAATGTGCAGTCGGAGTAAAAtgtgttttaaaggcagcataccacaaatccgacgtggtgagggaatccacagcaaaagctggagatggtgttgtagattgcgggattagGGGTGGATCCGCTCACGCTTCCGTAATGGTTCTAAAATACGCCGTGGGAACctccttagttcctacgagaaacgttagaacgctcctctatgtacacgttctggttccctcagcaatctattcataggtttcacttgaataggcagtctaagagaactcactggctttcgaccgctgcgcagctggatgcggcgcgtgtgcgAGGGTGGAGTGTTGCAACTGATATCACCGTGAAAAGcggagtctttcacgccgtttttttaaactacgaTTAGGGTGAGCGGAACCGCCCCTTATCCCACAATCTTACGGCCCTGTGTAGATTTTGTCCATCGCAAATCCATacaacgtcagattcgtggggtgattatTTCAACATAACGAGAAAGCGCGTGCTTTGTGAAGATGGTCACAGGACACCCGCTGTAATATCCGGGAAATTCCCACgagccttttttttaatttttatgtcTTTCACTATGTTTTTCGTACAATAATTGATGAATAAGGTGTGTGGCCGTTTCAAAGTTCTAGTAGTGgccttttcaaaattcgttCTGTAGGATGTCTGTTTGGAGGGATTCAAGTtccattccactttttttgtgtatttgtgCATGACTAGCGTATCttaaacagtaataataataagactCCAGAATTCCTCCTAGAAGAATGCTAACTATCCACAGttacaaaagaagaaagtcaAAAATCCAACTTCCGCAAACTGAATTATTGAAAAAGAGATGCTGGAATTAGAGAAACGTCTGAACTATCGAAAAGAGGTTTCCGCCGTGTTACGACTACGAAAGATGGAAATCGTGCCCCAGAATAAGGAAACAAAGCAAACAAAGAAACCAAAATCAAATCCTTACAAACTAAAATCTTAGATGCATCCTAGGAGTAAAAGAAACGATAGAAGTAATGGAATTCACTAAATTATACggaaaaatggggaaaaaatacagaaaagcaaaaagagaagaggtCCTGGTAGTTTTCTGCAGTCGGTGTTCACAATTATGACAACCGATGAAATAGAAACCTTATGTGTAGGActgtagaaagaaataattgatttCTGGGTGATCTCCGAGATAATGCGGTCTGTCGTAGTCTGTGGAAGTGGGGAAAGTTTATGATTGTCACTTTGAATCTTCAATTCGTTTTGACACCGAAACTTAGAACAGCAACATTaaacgtggtatggattttcgttggactATGTGTGTATCGGTATATATTATGTGTATAGGGGTGGTTCTCCCACCTCTCCCTGTTCTGTAAAGACGGTTCCGGAACACTGTTTCTTACGTCTTTTATTGCAAAGCGACACCCCTGCGCCCCGCCGGCGAATTTTCGAGTGAAATGAGTTGGCCACGGGGGCGTcggaatggattttcgacgtaACGAAGGTGGGAGCGGGgcgcaaggatggcgcgttgcagtagaggacgtcgtaagaaccccattccgaagccgtctgttcaCAGTGATGCAGAAatagatgagcggaaccacctctatactccaacgaaaatccataccacgccagatttgtggagtggtatggattttctttctttaaaggcagaaCCCACTAATCTTGTTGTATGGATTTCTTATGGAAGgcttctatacggggtcgtaattTGCTCAAAACCACGTGATTCCGTTCACCTCTTCGTGATCGTCGTAataaacggcatgggaaccatagttttctagtttttttagtcctagttttttttttagtttctaggAGGTGTGTTATTCATTCCGAagcctctatgtacacgttctgtTCCCCTCATcagtctattcattagttCAACTTGAATATTCTGGTAAGAAGACGCTATTAATCCTCGAAAGTCCACTTGttgacgcggcgcgtgcgcaagagtggcgcgttgcaatgctAGGTGTCGCAGAAAGGCGGCTTCTGGGACGTTTTTACAGAGATGCTACGGAACCACCGGTTGCCGATGACCACCTGATTTTCCACAATCTAGAAAGGTCTGcatagaagctttccatgggaaatccaCACCAGGTCAGAttagtggtatgctgcctttaccAAAGGTGGGGTGTAAGGGTTGGGATCGAAGGGGTCATTCATCGCCATAGTCCGGATGAAACCagcgatgatcccacctcggtACCATTCGCTAGCTCCACGGCGCTTCGAGTCCAACCGCTTACAAAACTGCACCGAACTTTAGGTCATTTTGACACGATTACGGTATCGACGAACATTTCCACTTTTGAGTGTTGATTTTCTGTCCACGCGTTACCCAAAAGTGCTGGTAGTACTTTGCCAGTAGATGACATACTAGTTACTGTCAATTTCCAATTAAAAACACATACAGTGCGTCCctaacacagaaaaaaaaaatcccacatGGCCGCTACTTGACCAGCAATTCCCAATGACAAATGAAAGCCACCGGCCGTCGGGGCACACAAATTAGGCGTCAGATCCCGAGCGCGTCTACATGTGCAGATCTGGCATTGAACCATTCGTCTTCCTGGTTGCGTGGTGTTCATCCGGCTCATTTCTTCTGAGTTTTCTGTTGTTTGCTACTTCAGTTCTAGCCTAAGAAGTAGTTTGGATTTTAAactgttctttttctccttacgATAACATCTTTTGAACGTACAACTTTAACTACTATTAACTAGTGCCGAACTCGCTATAAGTCGTTCAGTTCCGCGAAATAATAATTATCAATGAAAAGAAGTGGGGGAATTGTCGGTTTTTGTGGAGAGTTTTCTGTTCCATGATTAGTGTTTTGCTTTCGTTTCGTTCTATCATTTAAGCAATCTGGTAACTAGCATGTCAGTACTCTAAGAAGTTATTTTCAGTCTTCTTCAGCTgatgaacatttttctttttacccaTATTTCGTTTATACCAGAAAATGTACATGCACAGCATCACCGTTCATGTTTTGGCTTCCTTTTTAGCTCTGCTTTTTATATCGTAATGCTGTCGGGAAGTTATCGTGCATTCTATTTTGTGAAGTTCCTCTCCTTTGCTCATTTTCCTCAATATGCGAGCGAATATTTGCCAGATCATGGCCGATTATGGCTTTCCAAACGAAGCACTGAGTGGCTTCGCAGCTGCTGTTGATGGAGAAAATAGTTCTTCACAACAGTATGAAGAGTCTTCGCCCGGCTATCAACATGCTCCGTCGCCACAACGATCCGCTACTGATGGATCGCCGCGACCTGAGGACTACGAAAGGGTGTTGTCACCTCGAGCAGAAAGTTCTGTTAGTACGCCTTCACATGTATCCGCTCCATCATCGCCGTTGTCTGCGCATGCTGAtgagtgggttttttttcaatgcttgTTAATGTTAATTCGATTCAATAGGTAATACTGGACTTaacaagtgcaaaaaaaaaaaaactaaagtcgTCTTTACAAACGTACCAATTTAGTTCCGAGTTGACAGTTCTTTTAATTCGAAGTAGTACTAGTTAGTATAAGTATGTTTCAACATTATACAGTTGGAACTATATAAATCTACTTATTTCTTAACCATGTAACAAGATGTGCCGTCAAATCAACCATGAGAGCATATGACGCACGAAATTCTTCGGATtaactgaaaattttgttcccAGGCACTCTGTCTACATCATTCTTCTCTAAatcacttttctttaaaacataatatttgaaatgtaataaaataggAAGTATCACGAAGAAGTGTGCTAATAGTTTGCTTACAACTGTTGTGATATCTAGATATACTTATGTGGTTTCGCATTGGGCAACTATTTTGACACCGTtgataacaaatatttttagaaaaagttgCCGTAACAAGTAAATATTTCGTCATACAACAAACTATAATTGTCATAAAACTATTTTGATCGAAACAGAGTATCGTGTATCGCTGAGAATTTGATATTGCCGTCAATGTTAATTTAAAATTGTACATTATTATAAAGTTCAGCTCGGGCGAAGAATTCAATGCTGACAGTCCGAACGTCCCAGGTTCACCTGAAGCAAACAACTCCCGTGATCAGCCAGAAAATTATAATCCTACGTCACCACTTCAAGATTTTCCTTCCTCATCGAGATCACCGCAACAAACTGAAGGATCCGCCCCTCAGTCTCCTCGATATCGGGAAGATGACGGCGACGAAAAGAGGTATTTTCATAACTAAGCTTTCTAAACAACCCCTCATTTACGACAAGGTTCCAATTTATGATTTACAGCGATGTGGAGGCGGTGAAGACAGGTTCAGATGACGACGAAGACGCTCGAAAAAAGAGATCAGCCGCTGAATCTGGGGGCGAAGATGGTACACAGAGaccttttttggttttttttcctttgaaaattaatttcgcGACTATTCAGATGAGGGCGATGAAGAAATGAGTCGAAAGCGACGACGTATAGTAAATTCAGATGATAGCGATAATGAGGAATCTGGGTCAAAGTGAGTCCAATCAGTTTTTCCATTTGAAGCTTCAGTTCTAGCAATGTAGTGACAAAGTTTTAGGAAAAACCTACTGGATTCAGATGATTCGGATGACGAAATGGACGaagagcagagaaaaaagaaggtttTCTATTGCTTTGCTTTCAGTTTTC
Coding sequences within it:
- a CDS encoding hypothetical protein (NECATOR_CHRIV.G16234.T1), which codes for MTVKERAAVAANLRRLALFSSAVATTTVIVAVLIIPMLVSAAVWAQVDSERLFDPCYSSTATTLQLLDEMNVPLLSRQKRGAYVYPPTRGVTEPINSAPPVGCVMQLGPPGPPGLPGLDGFDGRDGIPGKPGFPGRNGIPESEREPCWICQKAEPGPVGAVGPQGRRGAQGEPGRNGYSPLPVPGPPGDEGPQGFAGLVGIPGPPGLDGLHDEVVRIGGPGQPGPPGPPGLSGPPGYQGAPGSPGPPSFLPGDPGATGPPGRPGQPGRKGPRGPPGKGPICDHCPVPQLESGYTAPKINPTGSLLPAVPAIPTVPGGNLVQVAPSFRTLEERLKNKNLLQRFKN
- a CDS encoding hypothetical protein (NECATOR_CHRIV.G16234.T2), with amino-acid sequence MTVKERAAVAANLRRLALFSSAVATTTVIVAVLIIPMLVSAAVWAQVDSERLFDPCYSSTATTLQLLDEMNVPLLSRQKRGAYVYPPTRGVTEPINSGWNPAPPVGCVMQLGPPGPPGLPGLDGFDGRDGIPGKPGFPGRNGIPESEREPCWICQKAEPGPVGAVGPQGRRGAQGEPGRNGYSPLPVPGPPGDEGPQGFAGLVGIPGPPGLDGLHDEVVRIGGPGQPGPPGPPGLSGPPGYQGAPGSPGPPSFLPGDPGATGPPGRPGQPGRKGPRGPPGKGPICDHCPVPQLESGYTAPKINPTGSLLPAVPAIPTVPGGNLVQVAPSFRTLEERLKNKNLLQRFKN